cacgttCTCCGGtaactttcctcaatttcagacaattttggggcaaaaatctgctggacaccaaaatgtctagaggttgagctgttttaccaatatttattgaaattgtatctgtattaggccttatgggccccctatacctcctgggccccctctgtagatATACCCCTGGTGACGGgtcaatctgtcccattttgcttcatgcttcattttgctttgaaaaaggcgtattttcacaaatattcatttattttttaggctttttcactgcacatattgtgctatttgtgggctacttttgaagtgcctcttagttttgtagctgactgtggctggttttgaaaatcagacctggcaaccctgggggGCAGCAATAGGGACTGGGAATTCTTAGAAATTCCCTTTGCACTGAGACATGCAGTTAATTCATAGAACTGCTCTGATAGATCTGCCTGTGAATAAAAGTAATGGGGGGCTGATAGGGCTGCAGGGTAAGGGCATAAATATGTACATGGGGGAGTTAAACTGAAATAATTGAAGAGCCTGGGCACAGAGTGGTGTAGGAAGGAGCACACGAGGGAGAAGGAAGATCTATATGGGGCTGGGAGAGGAGGACTCTGGGAGAGTGTATGTGACATATAGTAGTTACTGTGCAGAACAACAATGTGACATTATCCAGGGCTACACTAGACTGCACCTCCGTGATGTTTTTGCTTCTTCCCTCCCCTCATGGGCTGCTATATGGAACACTGTATTATCCCTAAATTACAGAAGCTAGTCCTTAGGGTCACACAGACAATGTATACTAACTCCAAGCCATCATTATATAGGCCTTACTCAATGGAACCATTCAGAATAAGGCCAGAGACCCACCTGAGAGAACACGGGTACCCtgcaaaaggtggccatagacacaccgataATATCATAGGAAACTAACTTTCATACGATATTAAGTGCGTGTATGGTGATgagatgagccgactgatattggAAGAaaacttggatatcagtcggttcGTTGATTGAAGACACCCgtgacccaaacatcggccattgttagttgTGAAtgatcagatacaggtagaattctagtgtttctatatgtatatctgaccattcagctctacacatgtgtattgaaaccaactatctttcctggaaacctcttttccaggaaagatcataattgtaacttctatggccacctaaaggcACCAAGTAATGTGTCATCATGAGCCCTGATTGTTTGGCTTTAAGAttgaaggtccagcctttggtcagAGCCCATCCAACCTCATGACCAGGTTGTACAACATCACTAGTGCAGTCATAATAACAAGAATAGCAGCAAATGTTCAACCCAATTTTCACATGTACTGAAATTGACCTTCTAGCCGGGCTTTAAAAGGTCTTTCTAAATCGGACCCCAATTACGGGAAAGATCATGGTTTGGGAAGCTCTGCCTTAAAGCAATGTTCCCCAGTGACTTTCTAATCACCCACACCCCACTAGGCTCCCCATGCCCGGCTTTGGGATGGATATATCTCGACTTCAAGATTGAGGTTTTGCCGGTGGATGGGAGTTGTGGTTTAACGAGTGCAAGTACTCCTGTCTGCCATCTCCAGGTATTGATCAATAGACCATAAGTTGACCTGTATCTGTCCTCGCTCCTGTCTGTCTTGGCCCATAACCTTTCCTGGTACCAGGAAAAGCATCTTCTTGTTCAGgactaattattatttataaagtgccaacatattctgcagcgctgtacaacagAATCTGCCCAATACAGGAGGTCAATAGGGTCTcaaaagaacttacaatctaaagacaAACCGGTGATCGAATCTACACCATGTGGGGCACTTTCAGATACAAGGTCCatggcaaagcattctgggaactgtagttctgtAGTATTAAAACATCAGAATGGCCAACTGCCTCTCATTTCAGGGTTCTAGGACATTCTGTCTCTAGACACgtccctttaaattaaacagccccagaatataattttaaataaatagtatTTAAAATGGACCAACTGCAAAGATTTATGCCAGTAACCATACCATTTCTGTTGCTCTAACTCTATTACCTAGAACTACAACTGCACTGTTGTAACCATGACTATTAATCATATTATATATAACTGGGGATCATTAGGCTTGTTATGAGTTGAATAGATCCTTGCCAGGCTTATCTCTTTAAGTGCCCAACCATTAACTATGCTTACTCTTCACATCACAGATTTTCAgcctgcactacaactcccagaatccccacaGAGCTAAAGGGTTGCAGGCTAGATATCCCACAATTCTAAAATGGGACTTTACTATAATGTAAATGCCCCCACCCCCGGGGCCAGAGGTTAAGATAACCATCTTGAGATATACATTAGCTCTGTGTACTAAGAGAAGGCAGAGATATCATATAACCCATGACATGAGGGTGATTATCTCTTCACACAATATGGTAACATGAAATACCCAGAGTGGATTATTTAACATCTAGGGGAAAGGTTTCAATAAGTAGATCCTATTTACAATGTCCTGTTTAAAATCACAGATTCGTCCTATTAATGGGCCACAGCTGTGAACACAATCAATAAAGGTGTATGTTGCATGGCTGGTTAAAAACCAGTGCAATCTGCAGCATGCattgtggatttcatatgtgggCCCATACTAATGGGATGAGGTGGCAGGCCTAGTCCTGTTTGACAACAAGAAAGCAGATCTTCTGTACCAAAGGGTTGCATTACACTTTGCATTTCCACCCAGCAGCCCTCCAATGTTGTTAggctacaactctcagcatcccaCTGATAAACAGATAGTGGTACTTGTAGCTCAACAACATTTAGAAGACTGCAGGCTGATCACCTCCCCCATGGATCAGCTTCTTCCTCTACTCCTACATCTAAGCAAGTAAACAAGTACATCTTTCTCCCAGTGGACTCCTAGTGTAACTTACCTTGAATTTCACAGCCAGCATCTCAGTAGCCTTCTGCTCATTGGTCAGATCATCCATCATCTTCTCTTTCTCTTCTATCAGCTTCAGTTTTTCCTCTGCCAACAGACTGTGATCATCTTGGATTGCGGCCTTCTCCTGCTCAATCCTCTCAGCCTGCTCCTTCAGATAACATCCAACGTTCTTCTCAATGAGTTTGTCTTCATTGTCTTCTTCTATCTCTGTATCTGGAGTTCCGTCTCCATCCACTGACTTTTTTCTGCGGCTGTTCCTTCTTCTCTTCTTACTCAGCATCCCTCGTTTCTCCAGCTGGGCTTTTAGTCGAGCAATTTCCTCTTGGAATTCCCTCAATAAAGTGTCCTTTGGGTCCTCGTTGATTCTAGGCTTGTTCTTGATGTTCTTAGCCCTATTGGCAAATCTGAGGGTGGACAGGGTCTCATCATAATTAACTGAAGCTGGACCCAAAGTTGCCACCATAATGGTTTTTGCATTGCCCCCTAGAGAATCCTGAAGCAAGCGGGTGAGTTTGGAGTCTCTGTAAGGAATATGGGTGCTCCTTCCATCAACCAGGGCCGATATCACATTACCCAATGCTGAAAGTGAGAGGTTAATTTTTGAAGCTTCTTTAGGCCTGTCGCCATTTACTCCTGTTTTGCTTTGTCTTTCACTGCCAGCTAAGTCCACCAGGTTGAGTTTGCCCACTCGTATATGCTCTTCCCCATCCACTCCCATTTCACTGCACTCCACCGTAATGACAAAAATGGTGTGGGACCTCGAACTGTGCTCATTCATGTTGGTGCAGGCTACAGACCGCGACTGGTTTCCCAAATTCATGACATGTTCAATCTCCTTTACGTTCTTTGTCACATAAGAAGAGAGGTCCTTAATGTAAACCCCGCTCTCGGGATTCTCCTTGAGGTCTAGCTTCTTGTTCTGGTCTTTGCACAAAAGGTCTCTGATTTCCTCCTGGTAGATTTCGAGGTAAGACGCCCTGACCAAATACTGCTGGTTTTGGGACCGGGAGATGTGAGTGAATATATGGTCGAAAGTGTTAGGGATCACTCCTCTTTTCTCGGCCTCGGCCCAAACACCTTGCATAGTGTAGGTCTTTCCGGTGCCGGTCTGCCCATAAGCGAATATGGTGCCATTGAATCCCTGCAGTACCGAGTCAATCAGAGGTCTAACTGTCTCATCGTACAAGTCTGCCTGCTTTGAGTTGGCATCATATACGGCATCAAACGTGAACGTCTTTGGCAGTTCCCCTGGATTTGCCCTTGGATGCCTCATAGTCACCTGCCCCAGTTTAATATCCATAGCCACAATGCTGTCATACCCAGCTGCCTCCTCTCTCCTGTTGGTGGGGCGGCATCGGACCACTACCTTGAGGGCCTCACTGCTCTTGGCTTTGCTGTTCATCTTGACTCTCCTCCTCTAGTGCTGCTCCTGTCTGGTGCTTTTGTTTATCCCAAGGCTACACTCAGACACACCTCAGAAATCACGGAAGCTCCGGTACATCTATAGTAAGGATTTGCCTCCTCACCTTTGCTTTCCTGAACAGAAGGATCTACTGGGCGTAATAATCCCCTGGTGGCATCTCCTTAGAAATTGCAGGAGCTTCATTGCTCAGCCCCCATGAGATAGACAGCAGCCGTTCTAGCTTGTACAGAAAAGGAAGGGGATCTGCAGCAATGACGAAAAAGGGGGTAAATGAGAGATGAGAACTGTACCCAATCCCCCCGGTGTGTGGGCAGTCAATGGCAGTGCCAGAGAGAAATCCTGGGCAAGGTTCCTGGGAGGCATCTGGAAACGCCTAGCCTTCTCCTCAGCTGTGGATGCTCATTCATTGCAGTGTGGCGGCTGCTGTTCTGAGTGTGTGAGAGAATGACAGGCA
The genomic region above belongs to Xenopus laevis strain J_2021 chromosome 5L, Xenopus_laevis_v10.1, whole genome shotgun sequence and contains:
- the LOC108717266 gene encoding kinesin-like protein KIF3C — translated: MNSKAKSSEALKVVVRCRPTNRREEAAGYDSIVAMDIKLGQVTMRHPRANPGELPKTFTFDAVYDANSKQADLYDETVRPLIDSVLQGFNGTIFAYGQTGTGKTYTMQGVWAEAEKRGVIPNTFDHIFTHISRSQNQQYLVRASYLEIYQEEIRDLLCKDQNKKLDLKENPESGVYIKDLSSYVTKNVKEIEHVMNLGNQSRSVACTNMNEHSSRSHTIFVITVECSEMGVDGEEHIRVGKLNLVDLAGSERQSKTGVNGDRPKEASKINLSLSALGNVISALVDGRSTHIPYRDSKLTRLLQDSLGGNAKTIMVATLGPASVNYDETLSTLRFANRAKNIKNKPRINEDPKDTLLREFQEEIARLKAQLEKRGMLSKKRRRNSRRKKSVDGDGTPDTEIEEDNEDKLIEKNVGCYLKEQAERIEQEKAAIQDDHSLLAEEKLKLIEEKEKMMDDLTNEQKATEMLAVKFKSMESKLLVGGKNIMDHTNEQQKMLEIKRQEIAEQKRREREILQQMLLRDEETVELRGTYTSLQQEVEMKTKKLKKLYAKLQAVKGEIQDQHDEYVRVRQDLEQAQNEQTRELKFKYLIIENFIPPEEKNKIMNRLYYDSEEDQWKFQPLVPPGNGNGGNDTMKRRPLSAVGYKRPISQYARVAMVMGYHPRYRAENIMFLELDLSPPTVFEMDFSKDRSEQDPRALHLERLTRLDKLMERPAAARVRKSRSWCQQPKLLPSSTTHISLTSSSQRCPLSPTHE